A window of Candidatus Xiphinematobacter sp. Idaho Grape contains these coding sequences:
- the tatA gene encoding twin-arginine translocase TatA/TatE family subunit, whose protein sequence is MCDHGLLLGWGTPSFQELLVILVIVVILFGAKRLPEFARALGQSLSEFRKARDEFEREFHKKSASEESASRLCSQPPVDQDRDIPDLLPQRPLEVASVPSPAESSLSPSPPKEKKVLGD, encoded by the coding sequence GTGTGTGACCACGGTCTGCTCTTGGGCTGGGGCACTCCTTCCTTCCAGGAATTGCTGGTTATTTTGGTCATTGTGGTCATCCTGTTTGGGGCCAAACGATTGCCAGAATTTGCGCGCGCACTGGGGCAAAGTCTTAGTGAGTTTCGGAAAGCAAGGGATGAGTTTGAGAGGGAGTTCCATAAAAAGTCGGCAAGTGAGGAGTCGGCTTCGCGGCTGTGCTCTCAGCCACCTGTGGATCAAGACCGAGACATTCCAGACCTTCTACCACAACGGCCTCTCGAGGTGGCGTCCGTACCTTCTCCAGCAGAATCTTCGCTATCGCCGTCACCTCCAAAGGAAAAAAAGGTTCTAGGTGACTAG
- a CDS encoding endonuclease/exonuclease/phosphatase family protein: protein MTRRILDYPLLLLFVAAWWSLLPGPSAYCLQASPTCKLVAYNLNNYSIQGSENLPAKSLTSLSAIKDILSSLQPDILVLTEMGSQQDLLFLQKKLRDTGLFLPYTVWVNSIDPLRHLALLSRFPITQDNSLRLVPTPIPNHFVKRGIMDVTFRLESSYALRVVGAHLKSQRAPIRQSHRTRFAEAQALASHVTNILQRSPDTNLLVVGDFNDYPTSLTLKTVLLKKTIPSKATVLPGLLRATPLFDLVPSDKCGERWTHYFEKEDIYSRLDYLLAAQGIIPEIIEAGICRHPRWCLASDHRPLYVVISIPSLGGVAEPYTQPPDKALF from the coding sequence GTGACTAGAAGGATACTAGATTATCCGCTCCTTCTGCTATTTGTAGCTGCCTGGTGGTCTCTTCTTCCTGGACCATCTGCCTACTGTCTTCAAGCATCTCCTACTTGCAAGCTGGTAGCCTATAATCTAAATAACTACTCTATCCAAGGATCTGAAAATCTGCCTGCAAAATCTCTAACTTCGCTCTCTGCAATAAAGGATATTCTCAGCAGCCTTCAGCCAGATATTCTCGTCCTTACCGAAATGGGATCTCAGCAAGATCTTCTTTTCCTCCAGAAAAAGCTGAGGGATACGGGTCTCTTCCTGCCATACACTGTTTGGGTTAATTCTATAGACCCCCTTCGGCACCTTGCCCTACTCAGCCGCTTCCCCATTACACAGGATAACTCTCTTCGATTGGTTCCAACCCCTATACCCAATCATTTCGTCAAGAGAGGCATTATGGACGTCACTTTTCGGTTAGAGTCTTCTTACGCCCTTCGTGTGGTAGGAGCTCACCTAAAATCCCAAAGGGCTCCAATAAGGCAATCGCATCGTACACGGTTTGCAGAGGCACAGGCGCTTGCCTCACACGTCACAAACATCCTACAGCGCTCTCCTGACACCAATCTTTTAGTTGTCGGAGACTTTAATGACTACCCTACTTCCCTCACTCTAAAAACTGTCCTCCTGAAAAAAACAATTCCTAGCAAGGCGACTGTGCTTCCAGGTTTACTACGCGCTACTCCTCTCTTTGATCTTGTTCCTTCTGACAAATGTGGAGAACGGTGGACCCACTATTTTGAGAAGGAAGATATCTACTCCAGACTCGATTATCTGCTTGCTGCACAAGGAATTATTCCAGAGATCATCGAAGCAGGGATCTGCCGCCACCCACGGTGGTGCCTTGCTAGTGACCATCGTCCTTTATATGTTGTCATTTCCATCCCCTCCCTTGGGGGGGTCGCGGAACCCTACACCCAACCGCCTGACAAGGCGCTGTTTTAA